A genome region from Fodinibius salicampi includes the following:
- a CDS encoding Gfo/Idh/MocA family protein: MDKKKQSRREFLSTAAWSTVGAFGAAGLLTNCATSDAVAELKEGTPLSLRNQAPDGEPLKAGLVGCGGRGSGAAVNFLDAGPNLEIVALGDIFEDQLQKCRELLGKARDVEIPDENCYTGFDNYKGVIDSDVDVVIFATPPHFRPQHVAAAIDAGKHVFQEKPVAVDPVGARAMMETTEKAKEKNLCMVSGTIRRYQKDFIETQRRVADGAIGDVIGANILRNGGAIWWVERQDQWSEMEYMIRNWQNYTWLSGDHFVEQFIHELDVMNWHIGEFPSKAVGYGGRAQEVSGNKFDHFSVAYEYEDGRRVHCATRQINDCDNDKVQHITGTKGYADATGTLYNHQGEVIWEYPYPEDDNEESDWYVNNPYVQEHIELVTAIRTGNYINDSEIQINSTRMALMGRMAAYTGKEITWEQVVNSDLRLGPGKYEFGPVSGVPENPPVVGSAPAPVQRYS; encoded by the coding sequence ATGGATAAGAAAAAGCAAAGTCGCCGTGAGTTTTTATCAACTGCAGCATGGAGTACAGTAGGAGCTTTTGGTGCAGCCGGACTTCTAACAAACTGTGCTACCTCAGATGCCGTTGCTGAGCTAAAGGAAGGCACTCCACTATCACTAAGGAATCAGGCGCCGGATGGAGAACCTCTTAAAGCAGGCTTAGTTGGCTGCGGTGGGCGAGGCAGTGGTGCCGCTGTAAACTTTCTGGATGCTGGTCCTAATCTTGAGATAGTTGCATTGGGAGATATATTTGAGGATCAGCTCCAAAAATGTCGTGAACTTTTAGGTAAAGCCCGTGATGTAGAGATACCCGATGAAAACTGTTATACCGGCTTCGATAATTACAAAGGAGTCATAGATTCTGATGTTGATGTGGTTATTTTCGCCACGCCTCCGCATTTTCGTCCTCAACATGTAGCCGCAGCCATTGATGCCGGAAAGCACGTATTTCAGGAGAAACCTGTAGCCGTTGATCCGGTTGGTGCCCGAGCAATGATGGAGACGACCGAAAAGGCAAAGGAGAAAAACCTGTGCATGGTTAGTGGAACCATTCGCCGATATCAGAAAGATTTTATCGAAACACAGCGGCGTGTTGCCGATGGCGCAATAGGAGACGTAATTGGTGCCAATATTTTGCGGAACGGAGGGGCTATTTGGTGGGTCGAGCGCCAGGATCAGTGGAGTGAAATGGAATACATGATTCGAAACTGGCAGAATTATACATGGCTCTCCGGCGATCATTTTGTGGAACAGTTTATCCATGAACTAGATGTTATGAACTGGCACATTGGAGAATTCCCTTCCAAGGCAGTTGGTTATGGGGGACGGGCTCAAGAAGTTTCGGGTAATAAGTTTGACCACTTTAGTGTGGCCTATGAATATGAAGATGGACGACGCGTTCATTGTGCTACCCGACAGATTAATGATTGTGACAATGATAAAGTACAGCATATAACCGGAACTAAAGGTTATGCCGATGCAACTGGTACATTATACAATCACCAGGGAGAAGTTATCTGGGAGTATCCGTATCCCGAAGATGACAATGAAGAATCCGATTGGTATGTAAATAACCCGTATGTTCAGGAACATATAGAGCTGGTGACAGCAATTCGCACCGGGAACTATATTAATGACTCGGAAATCCAGATTAATTCGACAAGAATGGCATTGATGGGCAGAATGGCCGCTTATACCGGTAAGGAAATTACCTGGGAGCAAGTGGTTAATTCCGATCTTAGGTTGGGCCCCGGAAAATATGAATTTGGTCCCGTTAGCGGAGTGCCGGAAAATCCACCTGTAGTAGGATCCGCACCTGCTCCTGTACAACGCTATTCCTGA
- a CDS encoding Gfo/Idh/MocA family protein — MSNDVINILVVGCGNMGTSHARAYDRLKGVQIIGLVSRGPESRNRLSDELGGLPTFDNYEEALEQTKPDAVSINTYQSTHADYAIQALGHGAHVFVEKPLAETVNEAQAVVKAAQQADKKLLVGYILRHHPGWIQFVEQGQKLGKPLVMRMNLNQQSTGPQWQVHKNLMSSMSPIVDCGVHYVDMMCQMTQSLPVSVHAIGARLTEEIDSDMYNYGQLQVTFKDGSVGWYESGWGPMMSESAYFIKDAIGPNGSISVQKNTFDGNRGKSADIEEHTKINKLLVHYSDTNDEGNLIKDDIVIETPDEPTHDELCFYEQEYFIKAIREDLDLNDHMLAAVQTLQIVLACDESVKTGKKVKL; from the coding sequence ATGAGCAACGATGTTATCAATATTTTAGTAGTTGGATGTGGAAACATGGGTACTTCCCATGCACGGGCCTATGACCGACTGAAAGGTGTACAAATTATCGGCTTAGTTAGTAGAGGTCCTGAAAGCAGAAATCGACTTTCCGATGAACTGGGAGGTCTGCCCACTTTTGATAACTACGAGGAGGCTCTTGAACAAACAAAACCTGATGCTGTTTCTATCAATACCTATCAGTCTACCCACGCCGACTATGCCATTCAGGCTTTAGGCCATGGAGCCCATGTTTTTGTGGAAAAACCATTGGCGGAAACTGTTAATGAGGCACAGGCGGTGGTAAAAGCTGCCCAACAAGCTGATAAAAAATTACTGGTTGGCTATATTCTGCGCCATCATCCCGGCTGGATCCAATTTGTGGAACAGGGGCAGAAACTAGGAAAACCGCTTGTTATGCGTATGAACCTAAACCAGCAGAGTACGGGTCCCCAATGGCAGGTTCATAAAAATCTTATGTCTTCAATGTCCCCTATTGTTGATTGTGGCGTACATTATGTAGATATGATGTGCCAGATGACACAGTCTCTTCCAGTAAGTGTTCATGCTATTGGCGCGCGACTGACAGAAGAAATTGATTCTGACATGTACAACTATGGTCAGCTGCAAGTGACCTTTAAGGATGGTTCTGTTGGATGGTACGAGTCCGGCTGGGGACCTATGATGAGTGAATCAGCCTATTTTATTAAAGATGCCATTGGACCCAATGGAAGTATAAGTGTCCAGAAGAATACCTTTGATGGAAATCGTGGAAAATCGGCTGATATTGAAGAACATACCAAAATAAATAAGCTCCTGGTGCACTATTCGGATACCAATGACGAGGGGAACCTTATTAAAGATGATATCGTAATAGAGACTCCTGATGAGCCAACTCACGATGAGCTTTGTTTTTACGAACAAGAATACTTTATCAAAGCGATCCGGGAAGACCTTGACCTGAATGATCACATGCTGGCCGCAGTGCAAACACTCCAAATAGTTCTTGCATGTGACGAATCGGTTAAGACTGGGAAGAAAGTAAAATTATAG
- a CDS encoding YihY/virulence factor BrkB family protein produces MRKTRWFCSLLKQALVELQKNDPLRLSSSTAFFAMFSLIPIIVLLLEFLGIAIQIQPLKEEIFNTLQEILGGEAANYLADTLANIQNMQEGFFTTAGLLIFLVFIVTTLFNVVHNSFNQILKVKLKDPSLHFFLKNRGLFLVIIFVGGMLLLASFIIDVIINFAGNHIFYLINIHSTIVFILDMIFSMALFTTWLAIVYKYLPDMKLPWRPVWIGSFITTVLAFIGQFILGKIIAMGNLNSIYGSSASTILVLLFIFYASFLLYYGICLIKIYAEENNYDLESIKYAVQYEIKEIE; encoded by the coding sequence ATGAGAAAAACCAGATGGTTTTGTAGCCTGCTTAAACAGGCATTGGTAGAGCTACAAAAAAATGATCCCCTAAGGTTAAGTTCTTCTACCGCTTTTTTTGCGATGTTTTCGCTGATCCCCATCATCGTACTTTTGTTAGAGTTTTTGGGCATTGCCATTCAGATACAACCATTGAAAGAGGAAATTTTTAATACCTTGCAGGAAATCCTTGGGGGAGAAGCGGCAAACTATTTAGCCGATACACTGGCTAATATTCAGAATATGCAGGAGGGCTTTTTTACTACTGCTGGATTACTCATTTTTCTTGTTTTTATAGTAACCACATTGTTTAATGTTGTTCACAATTCATTTAATCAAATTCTTAAGGTCAAATTAAAAGATCCTAGTCTCCATTTTTTCTTAAAAAACAGGGGACTATTCTTAGTCATCATTTTTGTGGGTGGAATGTTATTACTCGCCAGCTTTATTATCGATGTCATCATCAACTTTGCAGGAAATCATATTTTTTACCTTATAAATATCCATTCCACAATTGTATTTATACTGGATATGATTTTTTCAATGGCCTTATTTACTACCTGGCTGGCCATCGTGTACAAGTATTTACCTGACATGAAATTACCCTGGCGACCCGTCTGGATAGGATCATTCATTACTACCGTATTAGCTTTTATCGGACAATTTATTTTGGGCAAGATCATTGCTATGGGAAATTTGAATAGCATTTACGGATCTTCTGCCTCCACTATTTTAGTCTTGTTATTTATTTTCTATGCTTCCTTTCTCCTTTATTACGGTATTTGCTTGATAAAAATTTATGCAGAAGAGAACAATTATGATCTTGAATCCATAAAATATGCCGTTCAATACGAAATAAAAGAAATCGAATAA
- a CDS encoding SDR family NAD(P)-dependent oxidoreductase: MTDQKTHSVVITGASRGIGRRIAMAFARETDFALLLIARTKSDLKDTQTLCRKMGDNDVEIIKCDASNPKAVKKMKFPDNFPQPQFLINNAGSFLLKPLAKTSHEELVEQIQSNLYSAVNITNYFLDKLKEKSHALIINICSVGAIEGLKDSGAYSASKHALLGYTRSLRQELMNTEVGVTAVNLGQTQSTSWEGSLIDRDLLIDPDDVAKIILNLTQLSTRTIVEEILVKPQHGRVPPI; the protein is encoded by the coding sequence GTGACGGATCAGAAAACTCATTCTGTCGTAATTACGGGAGCAAGCCGGGGAATAGGACGACGGATTGCTATGGCTTTTGCAAGAGAGACAGACTTTGCACTTCTTCTTATTGCCCGTACGAAATCAGATCTGAAAGATACACAAACGCTCTGTCGCAAGATGGGAGATAATGATGTAGAAATCATAAAATGTGATGCCTCCAATCCTAAGGCAGTAAAAAAGATGAAGTTCCCCGATAACTTTCCTCAACCACAGTTTTTGATAAATAACGCTGGCTCTTTTCTGTTAAAACCTTTGGCAAAAACATCCCATGAAGAGCTTGTGGAGCAGATACAGTCGAACTTATATTCAGCTGTCAATATAACCAATTACTTTCTGGATAAGCTGAAGGAAAAATCTCATGCCCTAATTATTAATATATGCTCAGTAGGTGCCATAGAAGGTTTAAAGGACAGTGGAGCCTATTCGGCATCCAAGCATGCTCTCTTGGGATACACCCGTTCATTGCGGCAGGAATTAATGAATACCGAAGTAGGAGTGACTGCTGTAAATTTGGGTCAGACACAATCGACCTCATGGGAGGGATCCCTCATTGATCGCGACCTGCTTATTGATCCGGATGATGTGGCAAAAATTATCCTGAATCTTACCCAACTTTCCACCCGAACGATTGTTGAGGAAATTTTAGTAAAACCTCAGCATGGACGGGTACCCCCGATTTAA
- a CDS encoding 7-carboxy-7-deazaguanine synthase QueE, which yields MFKSQDQLETIIASDKMKNVEYPLMEDFYTIQGEGAHSGRPAYFIRTAGCDINCWWCDVQESWDEEAHPRESVGNIVKRAKESGAEFAVITGGEPLLHDLDPLTFQLKRAGIKTHMETSGSSPLSGYLDWITLSPKRFKEPIDDIFPYVDELKVVVLTSKDLEWAEKNADKCPENTQLLLQPEWEKEGAVELIIDYVKENPEWGISLQTHKFMGVR from the coding sequence ATGTTTAAGTCACAGGATCAACTGGAAACCATAATTGCTTCGGATAAGATGAAGAACGTTGAATATCCCCTGATGGAGGATTTCTACACTATCCAGGGAGAAGGAGCACATAGCGGTCGTCCGGCCTATTTTATTCGTACTGCAGGATGCGACATCAACTGCTGGTGGTGCGATGTACAGGAAAGTTGGGACGAAGAGGCACATCCCCGAGAATCGGTTGGTAATATTGTAAAGCGTGCGAAGGAAAGCGGGGCAGAATTTGCCGTCATTACAGGAGGCGAACCACTATTACACGATTTGGATCCTCTGACTTTTCAACTAAAACGGGCGGGAATTAAAACTCATATGGAAACCAGCGGTTCATCTCCGTTATCGGGTTACCTGGACTGGATAACACTTTCCCCCAAGCGTTTTAAAGAACCGATCGATGATATTTTTCCCTATGTGGATGAATTAAAGGTCGTTGTATTGACGAGCAAGGATCTGGAATGGGCTGAGAAAAATGCCGATAAATGCCCGGAGAATACCCAACTTCTGCTTCAACCGGAATGGGAAAAGGAGGGAGCAGTTGAGCTTATTATAGATTATGTTAAGGAAAATCCGGAGTGGGGAATCAGCTTGCAAACTCATAAATTTATGGGAGTCCGATAG